One genomic window of Desulfovibrio aminophilus includes the following:
- the lhgO gene encoding L-2-hydroxyglutarate oxidase, translating into MRSAEIVICGAGIVGLTLARELVHRGHSDILILDKEPDIGRHASGRNSGVLHSGVYYSPGTLRARSCLEGNRLMREYCREHGLPLKENGKVIVARTEAELPGLRELHRRATENGADVNLIDEQTLAEIEPLARTVSQALHVPQTAVVDPKAILAQLRRELNDSGKVRFLFMARFTGRPGPRQAETTAGLVNYGFFINASGAHCDRVAHAFGIGRNYCLVPFKGIYRKFVGPRADLVRGSIYPVPDIRNPFLGVHFTRGVHDDVYLGPTAIPAFGRENYGILAGVDGEAPAILWRDAVLFATNPKFRAVALEEPRKYFFRHFFNDARKLVKELDPADVAPTHKAGIRPQLVDLGTHELVMDFLVERDQESLHVLNAISPAFTSSLFFARMLADEHLN; encoded by the coding sequence ATGCGCAGCGCTGAAATCGTCATCTGCGGGGCGGGCATCGTGGGCCTGACCCTGGCCCGCGAATTGGTCCACCGGGGCCATTCGGACATCCTCATCCTGGACAAGGAGCCGGACATCGGCCGCCACGCCTCGGGCCGCAACAGCGGCGTGCTCCACTCCGGGGTCTACTACTCGCCGGGCACCCTGCGGGCGCGCTCCTGCCTGGAGGGCAACCGGCTCATGCGCGAGTACTGCCGGGAGCACGGCCTGCCGCTCAAGGAAAACGGCAAGGTCATCGTGGCGCGCACCGAGGCCGAGCTGCCCGGCCTGCGCGAACTGCACCGCCGGGCCACGGAGAACGGCGCGGACGTGAACCTCATCGACGAACAGACCCTGGCGGAGATCGAGCCCCTGGCCCGCACCGTGAGCCAGGCCCTGCACGTGCCCCAGACGGCCGTGGTGGACCCCAAGGCCATCCTGGCCCAACTGCGCCGGGAACTGAACGACTCCGGCAAGGTGCGCTTCCTGTTCATGGCCCGCTTCACGGGCCGCCCCGGGCCGCGCCAGGCCGAGACCACGGCGGGCCTGGTGAACTACGGCTTCTTCATCAACGCCTCCGGGGCCCACTGCGACCGCGTGGCCCACGCCTTCGGCATCGGGCGTAACTACTGTCTCGTGCCCTTCAAGGGCATCTACCGCAAGTTCGTTGGCCCGCGCGCCGACCTCGTGCGCGGCAGCATCTACCCCGTGCCGGACATCCGCAATCCCTTCCTGGGCGTGCATTTCACCCGGGGCGTGCACGACGACGTCTATCTCGGCCCCACGGCCATTCCGGCCTTCGGCCGCGAAAACTACGGCATCCTGGCCGGGGTGGACGGCGAGGCTCCCGCTATCCTCTGGCGCGACGCCGTGCTCTTCGCCACCAACCCCAAGTTCCGGGCCGTGGCCCTGGAAGAGCCGCGCAAGTATTTCTTCCGGCACTTCTTCAACGACGCCCGCAAGCTGGTCAAGGAACTGGACCCGGCAGACGTGGCGCCCACGCACAAGGCGGGCATCCGGCCCCAGCTGGTGGACCTGGGCACGCACGAGCTGGTCATGGACTTCCTGGTGGAGCGCGACCAGGAGAGCCTGCACGTGCTCAACGCCATCTCCCCGGCCTTCACCAGCTCCCTGTTCTTCGCCAGGATGCTCGCCGACGAGCACCTGAACTGA